One Endozoicomonas gorgoniicola DNA window includes the following coding sequences:
- a CDS encoding helix-turn-helix domain-containing protein, which translates to MSNPHIGSSFDDFLSEEGVLSECQAEAMKRVIAWQICEYLKTEGVNKSAFARILGTSRSQLDRLLDPENTSLNLKTLSNAASAMGKRLELRLV; encoded by the coding sequence ATGAGCAATCCCCATATAGGTAGTAGCTTTGACGACTTTCTTTCTGAAGAGGGGGTTTTGTCTGAGTGTCAGGCGGAAGCCATGAAGCGGGTTATTGCCTGGCAGATCTGCGAATATCTGAAAACAGAAGGAGTCAATAAATCTGCCTTCGCACGGATATTGGGCACCAGTCGTTCGCAGTTAGACCGGCTGCTTGACCCTGAAAACACCAGCTTGAATCTGAAAACCCTGTCGAATGCGGCTTCCGCGATGGGCAAGAGGCTGGAATTGAGACTGGTTTGA
- the istB gene encoding IS21-like element helper ATPase IstB yields the protein MLMNPTMEKLQALKLTGMLEALDEQLKSPDIEQLSFDERLGLMIDREVTARDNRRLKTRLKKARLRHDARMEDIDYRHPRGLKRDQIQQLLSSHWIREHQNVIITGPTGVGKTWLACAMAQKACRDGYTVQYLRLPRLLQDLNLARADGRYVKLMTALAKTDLLLLDDWGLSTLTESQRRDLLEIVEDRHNVKSTLVTSQMPVDHWHELIGDPTLADAILDRLIHNAHRVPLKGDSLRKKQSKLANSELTS from the coding sequence ATGTTAATGAACCCTACGATGGAAAAGCTTCAGGCTCTGAAGCTTACCGGTATGCTCGAAGCATTGGATGAGCAGCTTAAAAGTCCGGATATAGAGCAGCTGTCCTTTGATGAGCGGCTCGGCTTAATGATTGACCGTGAAGTGACCGCAAGGGATAACCGGCGTTTAAAAACAAGGCTTAAAAAAGCACGACTACGTCATGATGCCCGCATGGAAGACATAGACTATCGTCACCCCCGTGGTCTTAAACGAGACCAGATACAGCAGTTGTTATCCAGCCACTGGATACGGGAGCATCAGAACGTGATCATTACAGGGCCGACAGGTGTGGGAAAAACCTGGCTAGCCTGTGCAATGGCACAAAAGGCCTGCCGGGATGGGTACACAGTGCAGTACCTCAGGCTGCCGAGATTACTGCAAGATCTGAACTTGGCAAGGGCTGACGGTCGCTATGTGAAACTGATGACAGCACTGGCAAAAACTGACCTTCTTCTTTTAGACGACTGGGGTCTATCAACTCTGACAGAAAGCCAACGACGTGACCTGTTAGAAATAGTAGAAGACCGGCACAATGTAAAAAGCACCCTGGTCACCAGTCAGATGCCGGTAGATCACTGGCATGAATTGATCGGCGATCCAACACTGGCAGATGCCATTCTGGACAGGCTGATTCACAACGCTCACCGGGTGCCACTGAAGGGCGACTCCCTGCGCAAGAAACAGTCAAAACTGGCAAATTCAGAACTTACGTCCTAA
- a CDS encoding sugar transferase, which yields MFKRLLDILGSLTALILFSPIMAYTAWKVSKTMGSPVLFRQTRPGKDGKPFEMVKFRTMKDANGPDGKPLPDEDRITPFGSFMRRTSLDELPEFWNVLKGDMSLVGPRPLLMQYLPLYSKEQYRRHEMKPGITGWAQVNGRNAISWEEKFKLDVWYIDNQSVWLDIKILFLTVKKVLFKEDISHGEEATMPEFLGSRSKEND from the coding sequence ATGTTTAAACGACTGCTAGATATTCTTGGTTCATTAACAGCCTTAATACTGTTCAGCCCAATAATGGCCTATACCGCCTGGAAGGTTTCAAAAACCATGGGTTCTCCGGTACTGTTCAGACAAACTCGCCCAGGCAAAGACGGCAAGCCCTTTGAAATGGTTAAGTTCCGTACAATGAAAGATGCCAATGGCCCTGATGGAAAACCGCTACCTGATGAAGATCGCATAACCCCTTTCGGTAGCTTTATGCGGCGCACCAGCCTTGATGAGCTTCCTGAGTTCTGGAATGTTCTCAAAGGTGATATGAGCCTGGTTGGGCCAAGGCCGTTATTAATGCAGTATTTGCCGCTCTACTCCAAAGAGCAATACCGCCGCCATGAAATGAAACCGGGTATTACAGGATGGGCACAGGTGAATGGCCGCAATGCGATCTCCTGGGAAGAAAAGTTCAAACTGGATGTCTGGTATATTGATAATCAGTCTGTCTGGCTTGATATAAAGATACTATTTTTAACTGTAAAAAAGGTATTGTTCAAGGAAGATATAAGTCATGGAGAAGAAGCAACGATGCCTGAGTTTTTAGGAAGTAGGAGTAAAGAAAATGATTGA
- the galU gene encoding UTP--glucose-1-phosphate uridylyltransferase GalU, with amino-acid sequence MIKKCLFPAAGYGTRFLPATKSMPKEMMPIVSKPLIEYGVEEALQAGMNDICIVTGRGKRALEDHFDANFELEHQISGTSKEELLNGIRSIIDECTFSYTRQREMKGLGHAVLSGQTLVGDQPFGVVLADDLCINDAGEGVLAQMAQLYKQFRCSIVAVMEVPEEEVHKYGVIAGQAISDDLIRVENMVEKPAREDAPSNLAIIGRYILTPDIFDLIADTQPGAGGEIQITDALLAQAQRGCVLAYKFKGKRFDCGSIEGFIEATNYCYDRLA; translated from the coding sequence ATGATTAAAAAGTGTCTTTTCCCCGCCGCTGGCTATGGAACCCGTTTCCTGCCAGCGACCAAGTCCATGCCCAAAGAGATGATGCCTATCGTCAGCAAGCCGCTGATTGAATACGGTGTCGAAGAAGCTCTGCAGGCGGGTATGAACGACATCTGTATTGTAACCGGTCGTGGCAAGCGAGCCCTGGAAGACCACTTCGATGCCAACTTCGAGCTGGAGCACCAGATTTCCGGTACGTCCAAGGAAGAGTTACTGAATGGCATTCGCAGCATTATTGATGAGTGTACGTTCTCTTATACCCGTCAACGTGAAATGAAAGGTCTGGGTCATGCGGTCCTGAGTGGTCAGACCCTGGTGGGCGACCAGCCTTTCGGTGTGGTACTGGCCGATGACCTGTGCATCAACGATGCAGGCGAAGGTGTTTTGGCGCAGATGGCGCAGCTTTACAAGCAGTTCCGTTGCAGCATTGTGGCGGTAATGGAAGTACCGGAAGAGGAAGTTCATAAGTACGGTGTTATTGCCGGTCAGGCGATTTCCGATGACCTTATCCGTGTTGAGAATATGGTTGAAAAACCCGCCAGAGAAGACGCGCCAAGCAACCTGGCCATCATTGGTCGCTATATTCTGACTCCGGATATCTTTGACCTGATTGCCGACACCCAGCCGGGTGCAGGCGGTGAAATCCAGATCACCGATGCGCTGCTGGCTCAGGCTCAGCGTGGGTGTGTTCTGGCTTATAAGTTTAAGGGGAAGCGGTTTGATTGTGGGAGTATTGAAGGGTTTATTGAAGCTACCAATTATTGTTATGACAGGCTCGCGTAG
- a CDS encoding type II toxin-antitoxin system VapC family toxin, translating to MYLLDTNVVPVLRKCGSGKGSLSVSEWAKTVAPNELYLSAITILEIEMGILLKIRKDPEQGGVLRAWIKQRLLPAFEGRILPLDTRIALTCAQLHVPNPKSERDAMIAATAIVHQMTVVTRNIQDFEQTGVKLLNPWHHL from the coding sequence ATGTACCTGCTTGATACCAACGTTGTGCCTGTGCTACGCAAGTGCGGCTCAGGTAAAGGGAGCCTGTCAGTAAGCGAGTGGGCAAAAACCGTTGCACCGAATGAACTCTACCTGTCAGCCATCACCATTCTGGAAATCGAAATGGGCATCCTGCTCAAAATCAGGAAAGACCCAGAGCAGGGCGGAGTACTCAGGGCATGGATAAAACAACGCCTGCTGCCTGCCTTTGAGGGCAGAATCCTTCCCTTGGATACCAGAATTGCCCTTACCTGCGCCCAACTGCACGTCCCAAACCCGAAGTCTGAACGAGATGCCATGATTGCAGCCACCGCTATCGTTCACCAAATGACCGTGGTTACCCGAAACATTCAGGACTTTGAGCAAACAGGGGTAAAACTACTGAACCCATGGCACCATTTGTAA
- a CDS encoding glycosyltransferase family 4 protein, which translates to MKPRSNIVFISASYAPSLLNFRRELIVSFIDNGYKVHAAAPKVDDDIKVKLDALGVVVHEVYMQRTGLNPLIDIMYCWSLVRILRDIRPSIFLAYTIKPVIYGSFAAFIAKIPTRFALITGLGFAFTSKVTGLKRLIVSISRKLYKAALSRSTHVLFQNPDDRQLFTELGLVNIKKCGLINGSGVDLQHYQAAPLPSNSVFLFIGRLLADKGIREFASAARIVKESNPQARFLVAGWIDTNPTAIDQTELEEWINSGTIEFLGKLSDVRPAIRECSVYVLPSYREGTPRTVLEAMAMGRPVITTDAPGCRETVIDGRNGYLVPVKAVDELAEAMTRFIDNPALRATMGQESRLIVNDKYDVHKVNRSIMQQLGIETDVKPVSSYSPQRHRGHREKI; encoded by the coding sequence ATGAAGCCTAGATCAAATATTGTTTTCATCTCCGCAAGCTATGCACCCTCATTACTTAACTTTAGGCGTGAGCTCATTGTCAGTTTTATAGACAACGGATATAAGGTACATGCCGCAGCGCCAAAAGTTGATGATGATATAAAAGTTAAGCTAGATGCTTTAGGTGTTGTTGTCCACGAAGTTTATATGCAGAGAACTGGCCTAAACCCACTTATAGATATCATGTACTGTTGGAGCCTAGTTCGTATACTGAGAGATATAAGGCCATCCATATTTCTTGCATATACAATAAAACCAGTAATATATGGGAGCTTTGCTGCTTTTATTGCAAAAATACCGACTAGGTTTGCTCTTATTACAGGACTCGGTTTTGCCTTTACTTCAAAAGTTACTGGTCTCAAACGCCTGATCGTAAGTATTTCTCGTAAACTTTATAAAGCAGCTTTAAGTCGATCAACTCATGTACTCTTTCAAAATCCTGATGACAGGCAGCTTTTCACTGAACTGGGTCTGGTAAATATTAAAAAATGCGGCTTGATCAATGGCTCTGGCGTTGATCTCCAGCACTACCAGGCTGCACCACTGCCATCAAACTCCGTATTTCTTTTTATAGGCCGTTTATTAGCAGATAAAGGCATCAGAGAGTTTGCTAGTGCGGCCAGAATAGTAAAAGAAAGCAACCCCCAGGCACGTTTTTTGGTAGCAGGGTGGATTGATACTAACCCTACCGCCATTGATCAAACAGAGCTGGAAGAGTGGATCAATAGTGGCACGATAGAGTTTTTGGGTAAGCTGAGTGATGTTCGCCCTGCGATCAGGGAATGTTCTGTCTATGTTTTACCCTCTTACCGTGAAGGTACACCCCGCACCGTGCTTGAAGCGATGGCTATGGGCAGGCCGGTAATTACCACCGATGCACCGGGTTGCCGTGAAACCGTTATTGATGGCCGAAATGGCTACCTTGTGCCTGTGAAAGCGGTTGATGAGTTAGCAGAAGCAATGACTCGGTTTATAGACAACCCTGCTTTGAGGGCAACCATGGGGCAGGAGAGCCGCCTTATTGTGAACGATAAATATGATGTTCATAAAGTTAATCGCAGCATTATGCAGCAGCTTGGCATTGAAACTGATGTTAAACCTGTCAGCTCTTATTCACCACAGAGGCACAGAGGGCACAGAGAAAAGATTTAA
- a CDS encoding type II toxin-antitoxin system Phd/YefM family antitoxin gives MSITTISSRAFNQNVTEAKRSAMKQPVFITDRGSITHVLLNIDEYQLITRNAASILELLAMPEAENTDFEVEPLENSFLKPADFS, from the coding sequence ATGAGCATAACCACCATATCATCGCGGGCATTTAATCAGAATGTCACAGAAGCCAAACGATCCGCAATGAAACAGCCTGTATTTATTACCGACAGGGGCAGCATTACCCATGTGCTGCTTAATATTGATGAATATCAGTTAATTACCCGTAACGCAGCCAGTATCCTTGAATTGCTGGCGATGCCTGAAGCAGAAAATACCGATTTCGAAGTCGAACCTCTTGAAAACAGCTTCCTGAAACCAGCGGATTTTTCGTGA
- a CDS encoding polysaccharide biosynthesis protein, whose protein sequence is MRNKLLALTRFQKRLVTLSFDILLIWFSLFTVYCFRFGFETLFANHLISLFQMCLLAPVIALPVYIRMGLYRAVLRYMGPQVSFTILRASLFSFLGLTAAIFLLDLDDVPRSVPALYWLVSALLLGLSRYAARYWLMGYRLKDIMLSTVTPSRKKVGHKEQGVPVAIYGAGEAGAQLVESLDNSREYRPVAFIDDDAAMHGRFLAGKQVYSPDCIEALVEENGAEEFLLAIPSAKRQRRQEIVKSLECFGLPIKTIPGIKDLASGRFKMQEIQDVDIGDVLGREEVKPIQELIEKHITGRVVMVTGAGGSIGSEMARQALVRKPTTLILLEHSEYNLYAIDRELQTTIRKQGVEVRIVAVLGSINDPARLVDVMRTYKVETLYHAAAYKHVPMVQYNVSQGLRNNVLGTLYTAQAAIACGVKNFVLISTDKAVRPTNVMGASKRLAEMVLQALSNEGQVPFYHAHLFGLEGTQTVANNTRFTMVRFGNVLGSSGSVIPVFREQIRLGGPVTVTHPEINRYFMTIPEAAQLVIQAGAMGQGGDVFVLEMGKPVKIVDLAKRMVSLSGLTVKDEYNPDGDIEIAFSGLRPGEKLYEELLIGDNVTETDHPRICRATEEMLPWLALHDALNQIMATLGDHRYKITRELLLRYVNGYRPSGNVVDWLYKQPEHAVEPDQVA, encoded by the coding sequence ATGAGAAATAAGCTGCTTGCGCTCACCCGGTTCCAGAAACGGCTGGTGACCCTGAGTTTTGATATCCTGTTGATCTGGTTTTCACTGTTCACAGTGTATTGCTTTCGATTTGGCTTTGAAACGCTATTTGCCAACCACCTGATATCACTATTTCAAATGTGTTTATTGGCTCCGGTGATAGCACTGCCTGTTTATATACGAATGGGGCTTTATCGTGCTGTTCTGCGTTATATGGGGCCACAGGTTTCTTTTACGATTCTCCGCGCTTCTTTATTTTCTTTCCTGGGGCTAACGGCAGCGATTTTTTTGTTAGACCTTGATGATGTTCCCCGCAGCGTACCCGCACTTTACTGGCTTGTTTCCGCTTTGCTGCTGGGGTTAAGCCGTTACGCTGCACGTTACTGGCTGATGGGCTATCGCCTTAAAGATATCATGCTCTCCACGGTGACTCCTTCGAGAAAAAAGGTTGGGCATAAGGAGCAGGGTGTTCCGGTTGCTATCTATGGTGCAGGGGAAGCGGGAGCACAACTGGTAGAGTCTCTGGATAATTCAAGAGAATACCGGCCTGTCGCCTTTATCGATGATGATGCCGCCATGCACGGGCGTTTTCTGGCGGGTAAGCAGGTGTATAGCCCGGACTGTATTGAGGCATTGGTTGAGGAAAATGGTGCTGAAGAATTTCTGCTTGCTATTCCTTCAGCCAAACGTCAGCGACGGCAGGAGATAGTGAAATCTCTGGAGTGCTTTGGCCTGCCCATAAAAACCATACCAGGCATTAAAGATCTGGCCAGTGGTCGTTTTAAGATGCAGGAAATTCAGGACGTTGATATTGGTGATGTGCTTGGCCGGGAGGAAGTGAAGCCCATTCAGGAATTGATTGAGAAACATATTACCGGCAGGGTGGTGATGGTCACGGGTGCCGGTGGCTCTATCGGTTCAGAAATGGCAAGGCAAGCCCTGGTCCGTAAGCCGACAACACTGATTTTGCTGGAGCATTCAGAATATAACCTGTATGCCATCGACCGGGAATTACAAACCACCATTCGTAAACAGGGCGTTGAGGTCAGGATCGTGGCTGTTCTGGGTTCAATTAATGACCCGGCTCGCCTTGTGGATGTTATGCGTACTTATAAGGTTGAAACCCTTTATCATGCGGCTGCTTATAAACATGTACCCATGGTGCAATACAATGTGTCGCAGGGGTTGCGTAACAATGTGCTGGGAACGCTGTATACCGCCCAGGCGGCCATTGCCTGCGGCGTGAAGAACTTTGTATTAATCTCTACCGATAAGGCCGTTCGTCCTACCAATGTTATGGGGGCTTCAAAACGGTTGGCTGAAATGGTGTTGCAGGCGCTGAGTAATGAAGGTCAGGTGCCGTTTTATCATGCCCATTTGTTCGGGTTAGAGGGAACGCAAACCGTTGCCAACAATACCCGTTTTACCATGGTGCGTTTTGGTAATGTGCTGGGTTCCAGCGGGTCGGTTATTCCTGTATTCCGTGAACAAATTCGTTTGGGCGGCCCTGTTACTGTGACTCACCCGGAAATCAACCGTTACTTTATGACGATTCCTGAAGCGGCCCAGCTGGTGATTCAGGCCGGAGCCATGGGTCAGGGTGGTGATGTTTTTGTATTGGAAATGGGCAAGCCCGTTAAAATCGTTGATTTGGCGAAGCGAATGGTGTCGCTATCAGGGTTAACGGTTAAAGATGAATATAACCCTGATGGGGATATTGAGATAGCGTTCAGCGGCCTTCGTCCCGGTGAAAAGCTCTATGAGGAGCTGTTAATCGGTGACAATGTTACGGAGACAGATCACCCCCGGATCTGTCGAGCAACTGAAGAAATGCTGCCTTGGCTGGCGTTGCATGATGCACTCAATCAGATTATGGCTACCCTGGGCGACCACCGCTACAAAATTACTCGAGAGCTACTTTTGAGGTATGTAAATGGTTATCGACCCAGTGGTAACGTTGTGGACTGGCTTTATAAACAGCCGGAACATGCTGTAGAGCCTGATCAGGTTGCCTGA
- a CDS encoding DegT/DnrJ/EryC1/StrS family aminotransferase, whose protein sequence is MLNTKFSPWPSFTQEEADAVSSVLLSNKVNYWTGTEGREFEKEFAFYCQTEYAIAVANGTLALDLALKAIDIQPGDEVIVTSRTFLASASSIVTAGAKPVFADVDADSQNITAETIEAVMTDKTRAIICVHLAGWPCDMDSIMALADKHNLFVIEDCAQAHGAKYKGKPVGGIGHVGAWSFCQDKIMTTGGEGGMVTTNDRTLWDKMWSYKDHGKSYDAIYHKQHPPGFRWLHESFGTNWRLTEMQSAIGRIQLQRMPEWTSLRQQYAAAIEAACNEFDALRVPEKPSDIEHACYKHYVFVRPEQLNEGWDRDRIVNEIAARGVPCFQGSCSEVYLEKAFDNTDFRPAERLPVAKALGETSLMFLVHPTLTGAEIEKTCEVIHEVMTLAS, encoded by the coding sequence ATGCTTAACACAAAATTCTCCCCCTGGCCTTCTTTCACTCAGGAAGAGGCTGATGCTGTCTCCAGCGTTTTACTTTCCAACAAAGTCAATTACTGGACAGGAACAGAAGGCCGTGAATTTGAAAAAGAATTTGCGTTCTACTGCCAAACAGAATATGCCATTGCTGTTGCCAACGGCACGCTGGCACTCGATCTGGCCTTAAAAGCCATTGATATTCAACCTGGTGATGAAGTGATTGTTACTTCTCGCACTTTCCTCGCCTCTGCCAGCTCCATTGTGACTGCCGGGGCGAAGCCGGTTTTCGCCGATGTTGATGCCGATAGCCAGAATATTACTGCTGAAACCATAGAAGCCGTAATGACAGATAAAACCCGTGCGATTATTTGTGTCCATCTGGCAGGCTGGCCCTGTGATATGGACAGCATTATGGCGTTGGCTGATAAGCATAATCTGTTTGTTATAGAAGATTGTGCCCAGGCTCACGGTGCTAAATATAAAGGTAAACCGGTTGGCGGTATTGGTCATGTGGGTGCCTGGTCCTTCTGTCAGGACAAGATTATGACCACCGGTGGTGAAGGCGGTATGGTCACCACGAATGACCGAACCTTATGGGATAAGATGTGGTCCTACAAAGATCATGGCAAGTCTTATGATGCCATTTACCATAAGCAGCACCCTCCTGGTTTTCGCTGGTTGCATGAGTCTTTTGGTACTAACTGGCGGTTGACAGAAATGCAGTCTGCCATTGGCCGTATTCAGCTTCAACGTATGCCGGAGTGGACAAGTTTACGCCAGCAGTATGCAGCTGCTATCGAAGCGGCTTGTAATGAGTTTGATGCTTTGCGTGTACCGGAAAAACCGTCTGATATTGAGCATGCCTGTTATAAGCACTATGTATTTGTTCGGCCTGAGCAATTAAATGAAGGCTGGGATCGGGATCGTATTGTTAACGAAATTGCTGCCCGTGGCGTACCTTGTTTTCAGGGCTCCTGCTCTGAGGTTTACCTTGAGAAAGCATTTGATAATACCGATTTCCGGCCAGCTGAGCGTTTACCCGTTGCTAAAGCGCTGGGTGAAACCAGCTTGATGTTTCTTGTTCACCCTACCCTGACCGGTGCAGAAATTGAAAAGACCTGCGAAGTTATCCACGAAGTCATGACCCTTGCGAGTTGA
- the istA gene encoding IS21 family transposase: protein MKRLPMRKIREVLRLKFEHQLSIRKIASSCNISRATVSDYLNRFAASGLEWPLSSNLDETTLDQQLFPVQPPASKRQLALPDWSEIHQELRKSGVTLMVLWQEYKTNHPDGYQYSWFSDRYREWRTHLDVVMRQNHIAGDKLFIDYAGQTVPVVNQHTGEVQQAQVFIATLGASSYTYAEATLSQSLPDWIGSHVRTFEYLGGVPNNLVPDNLKSGVKHPHRYEPEINPTYQDLAEHYNVAVVPARVRSPKDKGKVESAVQIVERWILARLRHQTFFSLASLNEAIAGLLTELNNQPFQKLSGSRRSLFDSLDKPALRPLPEMRYQYAEWKEARVHIDYHVEVDKHYYSVPYQLVKKQLSIRMTSQTIECFHKGQRVASHRRSQHKGRHTTQASHMPEKHRKYAEWTPERMQSWAAKIGPETAAVIQRVLATRRYPEQSYRSCQGIIRLAKGYGNDRLENACRRALYADTCTYRSIESILKHNLDQQPLPELETETLLPDEHENLRGSDYFN, encoded by the coding sequence ATGAAGAGACTGCCCATGCGCAAAATTCGTGAAGTACTCAGGCTCAAATTCGAGCACCAACTCAGCATCCGGAAGATTGCCAGTAGCTGCAATATTTCCAGAGCAACCGTCAGTGATTACCTTAACCGGTTTGCTGCTTCCGGACTGGAATGGCCTTTGTCGTCTAATCTGGATGAGACGACACTGGATCAACAACTGTTTCCCGTTCAGCCGCCTGCCTCAAAACGGCAACTGGCCTTGCCAGACTGGAGCGAAATTCATCAGGAACTTCGCAAGTCCGGTGTCACCCTGATGGTACTCTGGCAGGAATACAAGACCAATCATCCTGACGGCTATCAGTACAGTTGGTTCAGTGACCGCTACAGAGAGTGGCGAACGCATCTTGATGTTGTTATGCGCCAAAATCATATTGCAGGCGACAAGCTGTTCATCGATTACGCTGGACAGACGGTTCCTGTCGTTAATCAGCACACAGGGGAGGTTCAGCAGGCGCAGGTGTTTATTGCGACGCTTGGTGCCTCCAGTTACACCTATGCAGAAGCCACATTATCTCAGTCCTTGCCAGACTGGATAGGCTCTCACGTGCGTACCTTTGAATACCTGGGTGGAGTACCCAATAACCTGGTGCCGGACAACCTGAAAAGTGGCGTGAAGCATCCTCATCGTTATGAGCCTGAGATCAATCCTACTTATCAAGACCTGGCCGAACATTATAATGTCGCTGTCGTACCTGCGCGGGTACGATCCCCCAAAGATAAAGGTAAGGTCGAGTCTGCTGTCCAGATAGTTGAACGGTGGATACTGGCGCGTTTACGTCACCAGACATTCTTCTCTCTGGCTTCACTCAATGAGGCTATTGCAGGGTTACTGACAGAACTGAATAACCAACCGTTCCAGAAACTGTCCGGCAGCCGTCGCTCATTGTTTGATTCTCTTGATAAGCCTGCACTGCGCCCACTGCCTGAAATGCGTTATCAATACGCAGAATGGAAAGAGGCACGAGTACATATTGACTACCACGTAGAGGTCGACAAACACTACTACTCGGTCCCTTATCAGCTGGTCAAAAAGCAATTAAGTATACGCATGACCAGTCAGACGATTGAGTGCTTCCATAAGGGGCAAAGAGTCGCCAGCCACCGGCGTTCGCAGCATAAGGGCAGGCATACTACTCAAGCCAGCCACATGCCGGAAAAGCACCGTAAATATGCCGAGTGGACACCAGAGCGAATGCAAAGCTGGGCGGCAAAAATCGGACCTGAAACCGCAGCCGTCATCCAGCGCGTCCTTGCAACACGGCGTTATCCTGAACAGAGTTACCGAAGTTGTCAGGGCATCATCCGTTTAGCCAAAGGCTACGGTAATGACCGACTTGAAAACGCCTGTCGTCGTGCACTTTATGCAGACACCTGCACTTACCGGAGCATAGAGTCAATCCTGAAGCACAATCTCGATCAGCAACCGCTTCCGGAACTGGAGACAGAGACGTTGTTGCCTGATGAGCACGAGAACCTTCGGGGTTCAGACTACTTTAACTAA
- a CDS encoding acetyltransferase, whose product MIDSLFGVYGASGFGREVMPLAANYLNKQGINQENLYFIDDSVEEKEINGYKVIKYSEFKEKKANKKFISLAIANNKIRNELANALQEDGIISWSLHHDNVVKLAEVSIKEGYVLCPFVCLTSNIKIGKHFHANIYSYVGHDCTIGDFVTFAPGVKCNGNIIIEDNVYIGTGAIIKQGKPNRPLIIGKGAVVGMGAVVTKNVPEGDTVIGNPAKTLSRKSLRG is encoded by the coding sequence ATGATTGATTCATTATTTGGTGTATATGGTGCAAGTGGTTTTGGGCGAGAAGTTATGCCCCTTGCCGCTAACTACCTAAATAAGCAGGGGATAAACCAAGAAAACCTGTATTTTATTGATGATTCAGTTGAAGAAAAAGAAATAAATGGTTACAAAGTCATAAAGTATTCTGAATTTAAAGAAAAAAAGGCCAATAAAAAATTTATTTCGCTTGCAATTGCAAATAACAAAATAAGAAATGAATTGGCAAACGCTTTACAAGAAGACGGCATTATATCTTGGAGCCTGCACCATGATAATGTAGTAAAGCTAGCAGAAGTAAGCATTAAGGAAGGCTATGTTTTATGTCCTTTTGTTTGTTTAACATCAAATATAAAAATCGGTAAGCATTTTCATGCAAATATTTATAGTTATGTTGGACACGATTGCACTATTGGTGATTTTGTAACTTTTGCACCAGGGGTAAAATGCAACGGCAATATAATCATAGAAGATAATGTCTATATAGGTACAGGGGCAATAATTAAGCAAGGAAAACCCAACAGGCCTTTGATTATAGGTAAAGGTGCTGTAGTTGGAATGGGTGCGGTCGTAACAAAGAATGTTCCCGAAGGGGATACTGTGATAGGTAACCCAGCAAAAACTCTTTCTCGAAAAAGCCTTAGGGGGTAA
- a CDS encoding MaoC family dehydratase, with protein sequence MSSLTTLIDNADIDQIVVGMSASYSQTITDADIKSYAGLSGDNNPVHMSSEYAEESRFGRRIAHGLFSAGFFSALFGTRLPGPGCVYVSQSLNFKRPVYMEDTVTATVTVTEVDIKRQRIYFDTICKVKNKVVIDGKAEIYIPKKK encoded by the coding sequence GTGAGCAGTTTAACTACATTAATTGATAATGCAGATATTGATCAAATAGTTGTTGGCATGAGTGCTTCGTACTCTCAAACTATAACCGATGCAGACATTAAGTCATATGCAGGTTTATCTGGAGATAACAACCCTGTACATATGAGCTCTGAATATGCAGAGGAGTCACGTTTTGGAAGAAGGATTGCCCATGGACTCTTTTCAGCTGGCTTTTTTTCAGCATTATTTGGTACCAGGCTTCCAGGACCAGGCTGTGTTTATGTTTCTCAAAGTTTAAACTTCAAACGACCTGTTTATATGGAAGATACAGTGACCGCTACTGTTACAGTCACTGAAGTAGATATTAAAAGGCAAAGAATTTACTTTGATACAATCTGTAAAGTTAAAAATAAAGTCGTGATTGATGGAAAGGCTGAAATATATATTCCTAAAAAAAAATAA
- a CDS encoding type II toxin-antitoxin system RelE/ParE family toxin translates to MRNLDKRLWEVRISLSGGRIARVLFTVNGTEMVLLHGFIKKSQKTPSGELELAKARCHDVSGK, encoded by the coding sequence ATTAGGAATTTGGATAAGAGGCTCTGGGAAGTTCGTATTAGCTTATCAGGAGGGAGAATAGCCAGGGTGCTGTTCACTGTAAATGGAACTGAAATGGTACTTCTGCACGGTTTTATCAAAAAGTCTCAGAAGACACCGTCTGGTGAGTTAGAGCTGGCGAAAGCACGTTGCCACGATGTGTCAGGAAAATAA